A single genomic interval of Fructobacillus americanaquae harbors:
- the prfA gene encoding peptide chain release factor 1 codes for MDPIFSQLQAVVDRYDELNQMLADPEVMSDSKNYMALSKEAGGIRETVETFKRYQQVVNDLLEAEELLGDAEMGELAKEDLAALKPVKAELEEKLKVLMLPTDPNDDKNIIMEIRGAAGGDESSLFAADLLGMYRRYAENQGWSLQIVDETMTEVGGYKEVVAMIVGNNVYSKLKFESGAHRVQRVPSTETQGRIHTSTATVGVMPEFEEVDADGLIDPKDVREDVYRSSGAGGQHVNKTSSAIRLTHEPTGITVAMQDERSQQQNRARAWKILNARVYDHFAQENEAEYAEQRKTAVGSGARSERIRTYNYPQNRVTDHRIGLTLNKLDRVIAGDLNEIIDALVLAEQTAKLAELNQQ; via the coding sequence ATGGATCCGATATTTTCACAATTACAAGCGGTTGTAGACCGTTACGATGAGTTGAATCAAATGCTAGCCGATCCCGAAGTCATGAGCGATTCCAAGAATTACATGGCGCTTTCAAAAGAAGCGGGTGGTATTCGTGAAACGGTTGAAACCTTCAAGCGTTATCAACAGGTTGTCAACGATTTGTTAGAGGCGGAAGAGCTCTTAGGAGATGCCGAAATGGGTGAGCTGGCCAAGGAAGACCTGGCGGCACTGAAGCCTGTGAAAGCTGAATTAGAGGAAAAATTGAAGGTTTTGATGCTGCCCACTGATCCAAACGATGATAAAAACATCATTATGGAAATTCGTGGTGCTGCAGGTGGGGACGAGTCATCCTTGTTTGCGGCTGATTTGTTAGGCATGTATCGACGTTACGCCGAGAACCAGGGTTGGTCATTGCAGATTGTTGATGAAACGATGACTGAAGTTGGTGGCTATAAAGAAGTGGTTGCCATGATTGTTGGTAACAACGTTTATTCAAAATTGAAATTCGAGTCGGGTGCCCACCGGGTGCAACGAGTGCCATCAACGGAAACACAAGGCCGTATTCACACCTCAACCGCAACGGTCGGGGTAATGCCGGAGTTCGAAGAAGTCGATGCAGACGGCTTAATTGATCCAAAGGATGTTCGTGAGGATGTTTACCGGTCATCTGGTGCCGGCGGTCAGCACGTTAACAAAACGTCTTCGGCTATTCGCTTGACTCACGAGCCAACGGGGATTACGGTTGCCATGCAAGACGAACGGTCCCAGCAACAAAACCGTGCACGGGCTTGGAAGATTTTGAATGCCCGTGTTTACGACCACTTTGCCCAGGAAAACGAGGCGGAGTATGCTGAGCAGCGGAAAACCGCTGTTGGCTCAGGTGCACGATCCGAACGAATTCGAACTTATAACTACCCACAAAATCGGGTGACAGACCACCGTATCGGTTTGACTTTGAATAAGTTGGACCGGGTTATTGCCGGTGACTTAAATGAAATCATTGATGCGTTGGTCTTAGCCGAACAAACAGCCAAGCTGGCGGAGTTAAATCAGCAATAA
- a CDS encoding GNAT family N-acetyltransferase, which yields MQFQWYSTLNIKRATIEDSPRIHQIALAAFLRDQVSKRLIDEQLAAGRVTYLLAESAMSASAKRVLNDGTVENNPIVGFLSYRAILDEVDLSFLAVDPAFQGLGIARELMQAFCEQNYGQTAYLEVAENNLPARRLYEKFGFEIYARRDGYYHDGQTAILMEKNL from the coding sequence ATGCAATTTCAATGGTACTCGACCTTGAACATTAAAAGAGCAACAATTGAGGATAGTCCAAGAATTCACCAAATCGCTTTGGCGGCCTTTTTAAGGGACCAGGTATCAAAACGGTTAATCGATGAGCAGTTGGCAGCTGGACGGGTGACCTACTTATTAGCAGAAAGTGCAATGTCCGCTTCTGCTAAAAGAGTTTTAAATGATGGGACTGTTGAGAACAACCCAATTGTCGGCTTTTTATCTTACCGAGCCATCTTGGACGAGGTCGACCTCTCTTTTTTGGCAGTTGATCCAGCTTTCCAGGGGCTAGGAATTGCTCGTGAGTTAATGCAGGCTTTTTGTGAGCAAAATTACGGGCAAACGGCTTACTTAGAAGTGGCTGAAAACAATCTTCCTGCCCGCCGGTTGTACGAAAAGTTTGGCTTTGAAATTTATGCCCGTCGCGATGGTTACTACCATGACGGTCAAACAGCCATCTTAATGGAGAAGAATTTATGA
- a CDS encoding thymidine kinase has protein sequence MAQLYFEYGAMGSGKSIEILKVAHNYESQDKEVLLLTPLVDDRDGIGVIASRIGLKRPATVVDENENLYEMIQDRQNAKLAAVLVDEAQFLTANQVDQLAYVVDDLGLPVMAFGLKQDAFNHLFEGSRRLLEIADKLEEMKTICSFCGKKATTQLRIANGQPQYSGNQVQIGGDESYLPTCRKHWYHPVLEMIPKN, from the coding sequence GTGGCACAACTGTACTTTGAATATGGGGCGATGGGCTCTGGCAAATCGATTGAAATTTTGAAAGTTGCTCATAATTATGAATCGCAGGATAAAGAGGTTTTGTTGCTAACCCCCTTAGTAGATGACCGCGATGGGATTGGTGTGATTGCCTCACGAATTGGTTTGAAACGGCCAGCAACGGTTGTCGACGAGAATGAAAACCTTTATGAAATGATTCAGGACCGTCAAAACGCAAAGTTGGCAGCTGTCTTAGTTGATGAAGCTCAATTTTTAACGGCCAACCAGGTTGATCAATTAGCCTATGTGGTGGATGATTTGGGTTTGCCCGTGATGGCCTTTGGCCTGAAGCAAGATGCCTTTAACCACCTGTTTGAAGGTTCACGCCGTTTATTGGAAATTGCCGACAAGCTCGAAGAAATGAAGACAATTTGCTCGTTTTGCGGTAAAAAGGCAACGACTCAGCTACGAATTGCCAATGGCCAACCGCAGTATTCTGGTAACCAGGTGCAAATCGGGGGGGATGAATCCTACTTGCCAACCTGCCGCAAGCATTGGTACCATCCAGTTTTAGAAATGATTCCAAAGAATTAA
- the tsaB gene encoding tRNA (adenosine(37)-N6)-threonylcarbamoyltransferase complex dimerization subunit type 1 TsaB, producing the protein MNILVIDTSNQPLLVGLGKDGQLLDTFQTDKPKNHSIDLLPAIKSLLAAQELTIQDIDQIAVAKGPGSFTGLRIGLTVGKVLADTLKKPLLAISSLQSLAKQVQLKQQPDVLAAENSMVDNFHAGQIARDTVVLVLFDARNQNVFAGAYLGDTVVLADGHYPLEEVLALVSQVAEPVVVVGDGLHFQDTIEEALSNQSLKILDHDQSLPTGTGLLALSATTTPVENIDDLTPSYLRKTQAELNWEQNHQDDGQGKPYVFKV; encoded by the coding sequence ATGAATATTTTGGTGATTGATACAAGTAACCAACCACTGCTCGTCGGCTTAGGAAAAGACGGCCAATTACTCGACACATTTCAAACAGACAAGCCAAAAAACCATTCAATTGATCTTTTGCCAGCGATTAAGTCGCTTCTGGCCGCTCAGGAATTAACGATACAAGATATCGATCAAATTGCTGTTGCCAAGGGGCCAGGATCTTTTACGGGTTTGCGCATTGGCTTGACGGTTGGTAAGGTCTTAGCGGACACGCTGAAAAAGCCACTTCTAGCTATTTCATCTTTGCAAAGCTTGGCCAAGCAGGTCCAACTAAAGCAACAACCTGATGTACTAGCAGCCGAGAATTCCATGGTCGACAATTTTCATGCGGGGCAGATAGCCAGGGACACGGTTGTGTTGGTCCTCTTTGATGCCCGCAATCAAAATGTTTTTGCCGGTGCTTATTTGGGCGATACGGTCGTCTTGGCGGATGGCCATTATCCATTGGAGGAGGTCTTGGCCCTTGTTAGCCAGGTAGCCGAGCCGGTGGTTGTAGTTGGGGATGGGTTGCATTTCCAGGACACGATTGAAGAGGCCTTATCAAATCAGTCCCTCAAGATTTTGGATCATGACCAGTCATTACCAACGGGGACTGGCCTTTTGGCTCTTTCAGCCACAACGACACCCGTTGAAAATATTGATGACTTGACGCCATCATACTTAAGAAAAACCCAGGCGGAATTAAACTGGGAACAAAATCATCAAGATGACGGGCAGGGCAAACCCTATGTTTTTAAAGTTTAA
- a CDS encoding redox-sensing transcriptional repressor Rex: protein MDEQAKIPRATAKRLPIYYRYLTFLNDAGTNRISSAELAEATKFDAATIRRDFSYFGALGKRGYGYDVEALLEFFAKVLDQNSLINVALIGVGHLGQALLNFNFHQSSNMRIAAAFDINENRGKILSGVPIYDMSELEEQIKAQRINIAILTVPQGVAQEITDTLVAAGVKGIMNFTPLRVSVPKGVRVQNVDLTNELQTLVYFIQNYASITTGK, encoded by the coding sequence ATGGACGAGCAAGCAAAGATTCCACGAGCAACCGCCAAACGGTTGCCCATCTACTACCGTTATTTAACGTTTTTAAATGATGCCGGCACTAACCGGATTTCTTCTGCTGAATTGGCTGAAGCAACCAAGTTTGATGCTGCAACGATTCGCCGTGATTTTTCATATTTTGGTGCTTTAGGCAAACGAGGCTATGGTTACGATGTTGAGGCCTTGTTAGAATTTTTTGCCAAGGTTTTGGACCAAAATTCATTGATTAATGTGGCTTTGATTGGGGTTGGCCATTTGGGCCAGGCTCTTTTGAATTTTAACTTCCACCAATCATCAAACATGCGAATTGCCGCTGCCTTTGATATTAATGAAAACCGGGGCAAGATTTTATCCGGGGTACCAATTTATGACATGAGTGAATTGGAAGAACAAATCAAAGCTCAACGGATTAACATCGCCATTTTGACGGTGCCACAAGGTGTCGCCCAGGAAATTACGGATACTTTGGTGGCAGCCGGGGTCAAAGGAATTATGAACTTTACACCGTTACGAGTTTCTGTACCAAAGGGTGTTCGGGTTCAAAACGTTGATTTAACTAACGAACTCCAAACGTTGGTTTATTTTATTCAGAACTATGCCTCAATCACGACGGGAAAGTAA
- the prmC gene encoding peptide chain release factor N(5)-glutamine methyltransferase, protein MTHKKTDWQQSHRSKQAGSEKPVPISLLEARKWALKELTAAGLDADEASDNIDFLLTGALKVNYGMLRANLTRQMHPWLAKRWPTWIAQLLKGVPAQYVLGQAPFYGREFVVDDRVLIPRPETELLVDWVLTDLKAKGEQAPTILDVGTGSGAIILTLAQELPAARGIGLDISLDALAVAKKNRHQFELANRVGLMHSDIFTAVANQRFDIIVSNPPYIRPDGQEEMDNSVVTFEPDLALYAPNGGKALYERMAHGLEKQLTPGGVAYFEIGYDQGKALTKLFQDQLPTATVTLKQDLAGLDRLIRVQLKK, encoded by the coding sequence ATGACACACAAAAAAACCGACTGGCAACAGTCACATCGTTCCAAACAGGCAGGTTCAGAAAAACCGGTTCCGATTTCACTGTTAGAAGCGCGCAAGTGGGCACTCAAGGAATTGACGGCTGCTGGCTTGGATGCAGACGAGGCGAGTGATAACATTGATTTTCTTTTAACGGGTGCTTTGAAAGTGAACTATGGGATGCTGCGGGCCAACCTAACTCGACAAATGCACCCTTGGCTAGCCAAACGTTGGCCAACATGGATTGCCCAGTTACTAAAGGGTGTGCCTGCCCAGTACGTTCTCGGCCAGGCACCCTTTTATGGTCGTGAGTTCGTAGTTGATGACCGGGTCTTGATTCCCCGTCCAGAAACGGAGCTACTGGTCGACTGGGTTTTGACTGATTTGAAAGCTAAGGGTGAACAAGCGCCAACAATTCTAGACGTTGGAACCGGTTCTGGTGCGATTATTTTGACTTTGGCCCAGGAATTACCCGCTGCCCGTGGCATTGGCCTGGATATTTCGTTGGATGCCTTGGCGGTGGCCAAGAAAAACCGTCATCAATTTGAATTGGCGAATCGTGTTGGCTTGATGCATTCCGACATTTTCACAGCAGTGGCCAACCAACGTTTTGACATTATCGTTTCCAACCCGCCCTATATACGGCCGGATGGACAGGAAGAGATGGATAACTCAGTGGTGACCTTTGAACCTGATTTGGCCTTGTATGCTCCAAATGGTGGTAAAGCACTCTATGAACGAATGGCTCATGGTTTGGAAAAACAGCTCACGCCAGGTGGGGTGGCCTACTTTGAAATTGGCTATGACCAGGGCAAAGCCTTAACAAAGCTTTTCCAAGACCAATTACCAACAGCAACAGTGACATTGAAACAGGATTTAGCCGGTCTTGACCGACTAATCCGGGTACAGTTAAAAAAATGA
- a CDS encoding L-threonylcarbamoyladenylate synthase, which translates to MKTKDLQNNSTDIEEAAALIQAGEVVAFPTETVYGLGADATNDEAVQAVFTAKGRPADNPLIMTVGDASQLSAYVEVSHQARQLMNTFWPGSLTIILPIKENAVSMLVTGGLQTAAVRMPDNQATRAMIRKAGTPIVGPSANLSGKPSPTTAAHVHHDLDGKIAAILDDGPTQVGLESTVIDLTAAEPTILRTGAVSQKMLTVVLGKKVIDGTSQKSLAANETPKAPGMKYRHYAPDKPVIVFDPLDFNDLKESLEDGDAVMAFEELLAELPKTVPSWSLGADLAGASENLFAGLRYFDEKDEVNKIYAQAMPDIDLGKAYNNRLGKASGGQRFTL; encoded by the coding sequence ATGAAAACGAAAGATTTACAGAATAATAGTACGGATATCGAAGAAGCAGCGGCATTGATTCAAGCTGGTGAGGTAGTTGCTTTTCCAACTGAAACGGTTTACGGTCTGGGTGCAGATGCAACCAATGACGAAGCCGTACAAGCAGTCTTTACGGCAAAGGGCCGACCTGCGGATAATCCGTTAATCATGACGGTTGGGGATGCGAGTCAGTTGTCTGCTTACGTCGAGGTCTCTCATCAAGCGCGACAGTTGATGAACACTTTTTGGCCGGGCTCATTGACCATTATTTTACCGATTAAGGAAAATGCTGTTTCCATGTTGGTGACGGGTGGTTTGCAAACGGCCGCTGTGCGCATGCCTGACAACCAAGCAACGCGCGCAATGATTCGCAAGGCTGGGACGCCAATTGTTGGGCCATCTGCTAACCTTTCGGGTAAGCCATCACCGACAACGGCTGCTCACGTTCATCATGATCTGGATGGCAAGATTGCTGCTATTTTGGATGATGGTCCAACCCAAGTTGGCTTGGAATCAACGGTCATTGATTTGACAGCGGCCGAGCCCACCATTTTACGTACTGGAGCCGTTAGTCAAAAGATGTTGACAGTGGTCTTGGGGAAAAAAGTGATTGATGGGACTAGCCAAAAGTCTTTGGCGGCCAACGAAACCCCGAAGGCTCCGGGGATGAAGTACCGGCATTATGCACCAGATAAGCCCGTGATTGTCTTTGACCCATTGGACTTCAACGACCTTAAAGAAAGCTTGGAAGATGGTGATGCCGTCATGGCTTTCGAGGAGCTGCTGGCAGAGTTGCCAAAAACCGTGCCATCATGGTCTTTAGGGGCTGATTTGGCTGGTGCTAGTGAAAATCTCTTTGCTGGGTTACGCTACTTTGATGAAAAAGACGAAGTGAACAAAATCTATGCCCAAGCAATGCCAGACATTGATTTGGGTAAGGCATATAACAATCGCTTAGGCAAAGCCAGTGGTGGCCAGCGATTTACTCTGTAA
- the rimI gene encoding ribosomal protein S18-alanine N-acetyltransferase, whose protein sequence is MFLKFKRKQKERPVAQTLVDFPGEFFQAAGEELLLRVATVSDIPGLVAIQEAVYNGYAPWVSRDFYHELTQEKDRLYLVALRKDQVIAFIALVKRDLVSDLHIANIAVLPVWQGQQVGSYLINTAKAVAREIGLKELSLEARRSNTGALALYDHHGFTVIDVVEHYYIDNHEDAISMVLDLEH, encoded by the coding sequence ATGTTTTTAAAGTTTAAAAGAAAACAAAAAGAGCGGCCGGTCGCTCAAACATTGGTCGACTTTCCTGGAGAGTTTTTTCAAGCTGCTGGAGAAGAGCTATTATTACGAGTAGCAACTGTTTCCGATATTCCCGGACTCGTTGCCATTCAAGAAGCGGTCTATAATGGTTACGCACCCTGGGTTTCGCGCGATTTTTACCATGAACTAACCCAAGAAAAGGATCGGCTATACTTGGTTGCCTTAAGAAAGGACCAGGTCATTGCCTTTATTGCCCTGGTCAAGCGTGATTTGGTTTCTGATTTACATATTGCCAATATTGCCGTTTTGCCGGTTTGGCAGGGACAACAGGTTGGCTCTTATCTCATTAATACGGCAAAGGCGGTTGCTCGTGAAATTGGCTTAAAAGAGCTTTCCTTGGAAGCCAGGCGGTCAAACACTGGTGCCTTGGCCCTCTATGACCACCATGGTTTTACGGTTATTGATGTTGTGGAACATTATTATATTGATAACCATGAAGATGCAATTTCAATGGTACTCGACCTTGAACATTAA
- a CDS encoding phosphocarrier protein HPr, protein MAETQEFNIISETGIHARPATLLVQAASKFVSEVTLSYQGKEVNLKSIMGVMSLGVGHGADVTIKADGDDAKDALAAVAKVMKDEGLVK, encoded by the coding sequence ATGGCAGAGACACAAGAGTTTAACATCATTTCAGAGACAGGGATTCATGCCCGTCCAGCTACTTTATTAGTACAGGCAGCTTCAAAGTTTGTTTCAGAAGTTACCTTGTCATACCAAGGCAAGGAAGTTAATTTGAAGTCAATCATGGGTGTGATGTCACTCGGTGTTGGCCATGGTGCAGACGTGACAATCAAGGCTGATGGTGATGATGCAAAGGATGCCTTGGCAGCAGTGGCCAAGGTCATGAAGGATGAAGGTTTGGTTAAGTAA
- the tsaD gene encoding tRNA (adenosine(37)-N6)-threonylcarbamoyltransferase complex transferase subunit TsaD — MTTLIAFESSADETSVAIVKDGQTVLSNAVATQINSHQRFGGIVPEVASRHHLEWITKTLDIALADAQVEPKDLDGVAVTYGPGLVGSLLVGLMGAKTFAMAHGLPLIPVNHLAGHIAAANFNRPIIFPALALMVSGGHTELVLMKEPNDFHILGETFDDAAGESYDKVGRLLNLSYPAGKAIDDLAHQGQVTIDFPQAMAKEAGYNFSFSGLKSAVINQVHNAEQRGETIKEEDLAASFQAAVIKALVGRTKRALTDFPVKSLVLAGGVAANSGLRAALTDLMADFSNIDFIPVPKQYTGDNAAMIGAAGYWNYQDKIFADLDLNTNPGLDFPLIDLDQQDNE, encoded by the coding sequence ATGACAACTTTAATTGCCTTTGAATCAAGTGCTGACGAGACTTCAGTCGCCATTGTCAAGGACGGTCAGACCGTCTTGAGCAATGCGGTGGCAACTCAAATTAATTCGCACCAACGTTTTGGTGGGATCGTACCTGAGGTTGCTTCCCGCCACCATCTTGAATGGATTACGAAGACTTTAGACATTGCCTTAGCGGATGCGCAGGTTGAGCCAAAAGACCTTGATGGTGTGGCCGTGACTTATGGCCCAGGTTTGGTCGGTTCTTTGCTAGTCGGTTTAATGGGGGCAAAAACCTTTGCAATGGCTCATGGCCTGCCGTTGATTCCAGTCAACCATTTGGCCGGCCACATTGCGGCTGCTAATTTTAACCGACCAATTATTTTTCCTGCTTTGGCATTGATGGTTTCTGGTGGTCATACGGAATTGGTCTTGATGAAAGAGCCCAATGATTTCCACATCTTGGGTGAAACCTTTGATGATGCCGCTGGTGAATCCTATGATAAGGTTGGTCGGTTGTTGAACTTGTCATACCCAGCCGGGAAGGCAATCGATGACCTGGCCCATCAGGGACAGGTCACCATCGACTTTCCACAAGCGATGGCCAAAGAAGCCGGTTATAACTTTTCCTTCTCTGGTTTAAAATCAGCCGTAATCAATCAGGTCCACAACGCTGAGCAGCGCGGTGAAACCATCAAGGAAGAAGACCTGGCGGCTTCTTTCCAGGCTGCAGTTATTAAGGCGCTGGTCGGTCGTACAAAACGGGCCTTGACTGACTTTCCGGTGAAGTCACTCGTGTTAGCTGGTGGAGTGGCTGCTAACAGTGGTTTGCGTGCTGCGTTAACTGATTTAATGGCTGATTTTTCAAACATTGACTTTATCCCGGTGCCCAAGCAGTATACTGGTGATAATGCAGCCATGATTGGTGCGGCTGGCTATTGGAACTATCAAGACAAGATTTTTGCTGATCTTGATTTGAACACAAATCCAGGCCTTGATTTTCCGTTGATTGACCTTGACCAGCAGGATAATGAATAA
- a CDS encoding Mur ligase family protein, protein MSVKSQLAKFTAKSSHFLLRNILKRGGTSLPGKLAVKIDPEVLQTIEKEFDLVIVTGTNGKTLTTALITRVLRAGGYTVVTNPSGSNMVQGIVGTLLTTKVKPSPNGKKPVAVLEVDEANVLSLAKAIEPKYFVLTNLFRDQLDRYGEIYSTYDKIIAGINQAPNATVITNADSPIFARGSYSNQRIYYGFDNVKETDFKDLTAPTNTDGILSPTDNSVLHYNFITYANLGRYFSTTDSFKRPKLDYAVTSLNELTPKSSAFDLDGTPYKIAIGGLYNIYNALAAYAVGRTFDVSPTDIKKAFEEDKQVFGRQESLDVAGKDVTILLIKNPVGTNSVIDMMETEKDPFTLITLLNANYADGIDTSWIWDAEFERLHDSKLAALSTGGERYQDVTVRLKMAGFDLDGTYQKTEEILTAIDQAPTKKVYLAATYTAMLQIRAVLKNHGYIQEEY, encoded by the coding sequence ATGTCAGTAAAAAGTCAGTTAGCCAAATTTACGGCCAAAAGTAGTCATTTTTTGCTCCGCAACATCTTAAAGCGCGGTGGCACTTCTTTGCCCGGCAAGCTAGCCGTTAAGATTGATCCAGAAGTTTTACAGACCATTGAAAAAGAATTCGACCTGGTCATTGTCACGGGAACAAACGGAAAAACATTGACAACCGCTTTAATTACTCGGGTTTTACGGGCCGGCGGTTACACAGTGGTGACTAACCCATCCGGATCCAACATGGTCCAGGGAATCGTTGGTACGCTTCTAACTACAAAAGTTAAGCCATCACCGAATGGAAAAAAGCCTGTTGCCGTTTTGGAAGTTGATGAGGCCAACGTCTTGTCACTGGCAAAGGCCATTGAACCAAAATACTTTGTTTTAACTAATCTTTTCCGCGACCAACTTGACCGCTATGGTGAAATTTATTCCACTTACGATAAGATCATCGCCGGTATTAACCAAGCTCCAAATGCAACGGTGATTACCAATGCTGATTCGCCCATCTTCGCTCGTGGTTCTTACTCAAATCAGCGGATTTACTATGGCTTTGACAATGTGAAAGAAACTGATTTTAAAGACTTAACGGCGCCAACAAACACAGATGGTATTCTCTCCCCAACGGACAACTCCGTTCTTCATTATAACTTCATTACTTACGCAAACCTCGGCCGTTATTTTTCAACAACCGACAGTTTCAAGCGACCTAAGCTCGATTATGCTGTGACATCATTAAATGAGCTAACGCCAAAGTCTTCTGCTTTTGACCTCGATGGCACACCTTACAAAATTGCCATTGGCGGCCTCTATAACATCTATAATGCGCTGGCTGCCTACGCTGTTGGTCGAACCTTTGATGTCAGTCCTACTGATATCAAGAAAGCTTTTGAAGAAGATAAGCAGGTCTTTGGCCGCCAAGAATCACTTGATGTCGCTGGCAAAGATGTCACAATTCTGCTCATCAAAAATCCCGTCGGTACAAACTCCGTGATCGATATGATGGAGACGGAAAAAGATCCTTTCACCTTGATTACACTCCTCAATGCGAATTATGCTGACGGAATCGATACTTCTTGGATTTGGGACGCTGAATTTGAACGTCTCCATGATTCAAAATTAGCCGCTCTATCAACCGGCGGTGAACGTTATCAAGACGTCACTGTTCGCTTGAAGATGGCCGGTTTTGACCTCGATGGCACCTACCAAAAGACGGAAGAAATCCTAACCGCAATCGACCAAGCGCCAACTAAAAAAGTTTATTTGGCCGCGACCTACACGGCCATGCTCCAAATTCGGGCCGTCTTAAAAAACCATGGTTACATTCAGGAGGAATATTAA
- a CDS encoding type 1 glutamine amidotransferase, producing the protein MADYTLKLAHLYGDLMNTYGDYGNIIALRYYAKQIGVDVDDQLVSLDDDFDPKAYDFVLFGGGQDYEETVVANDLKLKADGLKEYIENDGPLLAVCGGFQLLGHYMEMADGTKVDGIGVMDHYTTNMTDNQVKTLKGKRLTGDIVIKNNETGEEYHGFENHQGRTFLGQGEKALGTVTTGQGNNGMDQTEGVIYHNVYGSYFHGPIFTRNGNLAKRVLATALSRKYPDVDWQAKLDQVPAETF; encoded by the coding sequence ATGGCTGACTATACACTCAAACTAGCCCACCTCTATGGTGATTTAATGAACACTTATGGTGACTACGGCAACATTATTGCCCTGCGTTACTATGCTAAGCAAATTGGCGTCGATGTTGATGACCAGCTGGTTTCCCTCGATGATGACTTCGATCCAAAAGCTTACGACTTTGTCCTCTTTGGCGGTGGCCAAGACTACGAAGAAACTGTCGTAGCCAATGATTTGAAATTGAAGGCCGACGGACTAAAGGAATACATCGAAAACGATGGTCCACTTCTAGCTGTCTGCGGTGGTTTCCAACTCCTCGGTCATTATATGGAAATGGCTGATGGCACCAAAGTTGATGGTATCGGGGTCATGGATCACTACACTACCAATATGACGGACAACCAGGTTAAAACCCTGAAGGGTAAACGGTTAACTGGTGACATTGTCATCAAAAATAACGAAACTGGCGAAGAATACCACGGCTTTGAAAACCATCAAGGTCGAACATTCTTGGGCCAAGGTGAAAAAGCCTTAGGCACGGTCACAACTGGCCAAGGCAATAACGGCATGGATCAGACCGAAGGCGTGATTTATCATAACGTTTATGGTTCTTACTTCCACGGCCCAATCTTCACCCGCAATGGTAACTTAGCCAAACGCGTCTTAGCGACTGCCCTATCTCGCAAATATCCAGACGTTGATTGGCAAGCCAAGTTGGATCAAGTTCCTGCCGAAACTTTCTAA